In Oncorhynchus tshawytscha isolate Ot180627B linkage group LG06, Otsh_v2.0, whole genome shotgun sequence, the following are encoded in one genomic region:
- the LOC112245423 gene encoding NACHT, LRR and PYD domains-containing protein 3 isoform X2: MAELIQRVIIVMPIADDLLQRRLIHKEVYSNIHATRTSQEQMRLLYEALHSGGVKVKSAFYRILLEQQPQIVQDLGEPSAVHVSTTLNSKVKDGDIEMCQTELKSYLKRTFERIFPGIATQGRPTLLNKIYTELFITEGGSGEVDKEHEVMKIEAVLRRPATQEKPIKCNDIFKPLPGQDMTIRTVLTKGVAGIGKTVSVQKFIMDWVDREANQDIQFIFPIPFRELNLMKEKTLSLIDLLHDFFDVIKESGLSNFKKVKVLFIFDGLDECQLPLNFNRNEICCNVTKSITVDVLLTNLIKGNLLPSALLWITSRPAATNRIPPECVDQVTEVRGFRDEQKEKYFKKTVSDEKLAERIIAHIKSSRSLDIMCHIPVFCWISATVLGKLMSKAESGDLPKTLTQMFLQFLIFQIIQTTRKYHEDPDTDLHWDKEIILKLGKLAFEHLEKGNLIFYEKDLKEFGIDIKQASLCSGVFTQILREECMYQEVVYSFVHLSLQEFIAALYVFLSFEDNNEDVITPQLPSSSTGIVLYEEIRPDNIYKSAVDKALKSQNGHLDLFLRFLLGLSLKSNQTLLRGLLTQTEVSSQSNKGTVDFIKDRIRKNPSPERCINLFHCLNELNDNSLVEEIQIYLKAGGVSKVELSYSHWSALAFVMLSSDEELDVFELNKFVRSDEGVMRLLPVIKASKTALMNSCNITWRCCENLALSFGSCTSSLRKLDLSHNGLTDSGVELLCFGLGNPLCKLEILKLSGCKVQEKGCASLASALRSNPSHLRELDLSYNNPEYSGVKQLSAALEVPDCKLETLSLIECSLTGTCCDALASALCSSSSSLRELNLSRNDLHSIGMELLSAGLRSTNCKLETLRLSNCKVEEKGCASLASALWSNPSHLRELDLSYNHNLQDAGVANLSAALGNPLCNLESLRLETCEVTEEGFSSLASALKSNPSHLRQLDLSGNKAGDTGAKLLSAALEHPGCELLKLRLSFCSVVGDGCCSLVSALRSNPSHLRQLDLSRNFLGDSGVKLLSALLEDPHCEIKTLRLTDCYISEEAFVSLASALISNPSHLRELDLTRNYGGDSGVKLLCAGLKDPCCKLEKLSLFCCKLSWECCEAMAAALRSTSSLRELDLSHNYLGNSGVTMLSAGLGNPHCKLMILRLCNCGMTEEGCASLATELRLNPSHLKDLDLSSNSPGDPGMNLLFAVLVDPCCKLEILTLDNCNLTENCCAALATALSSNTCSLKNLNLSDNNLYDSGVQLLSAGLKNTQCKLETLKVANCKFKEDGCVALASALSSNPFHLTELDLNQNRYGRGKALLKALQKDPHCKLEKVGLVPM; the protein is encoded by the exons ATGGCTGAGCTCATTCAGAGGGTTATCATAGTGATGCCCATAGCAGATGACCTACTCCAGAGGCGCCTGATCCATAAGGAGGTGTACTCTAATATCCATGCTACCAGGACCAGCCAGGAACAAATGAGACTGCTGTATGAGGCCCTGCATTCAGGAGGGGTAAAGGTGAAATCAGCCTTTTACAGGATTCTACTGGAACAACAACCTCAAATAGTCCAAGATCTAG GTGAACCCTCTGCAGTCCATGTCAGCACAACTCTGAATTCTAAAGTCAAAG ATGGGGATATTGAAATGTGCCAAACAGAATTGAAATCGTACCTGAAGAGAACATTTGAACGAATATTTCCAGGAATAGCTACACAAGGACGTCCTACACTCCTAAATAAGATCTACACAGAGCTCTTCATCACAGAGGGGGGAAGTGGTGAGGTCGATAAAGAACATGAGGTGATGAAAATTGAGGCAGTATTAAGGAGACCAGCGACACAAGAGAAACCAATCAAATGCAACGACATCTTTAAACCCTTACCTGGACAGGACATGACTATCAGAACTGTGCTCACAAAGGGAGTCGCTGGCATTGGAAAGACCGTCTCAGTGCAGAAATTCATTATGGACTGGGTTGATAGAGAAGCTAATCAGGATATACAGTTCATATTTCCAATTCCTTTTCGGGAGCTGAATTTGATGAAGGAAAAGACACTCAGTTTGATTGACCTACTCCATGATTTCTTCGATGTCATCAAAGAATCAGGACTTTCCAACTTTAAAAAAGTCAAAGTGTTGTTTATCTTTGATGGGTTAGATGAGTGCCAACTTCCTCTGAATTTCAACAGAAATGAGATCTGCTGCAATGTCACAAAGTCAATCACAGTGGATGTACTTCTGACAAACCTCATAAAGGGGAATCTGCTTCCTTCTGCTCTTCTCTGGATAACTTCACGACCAGCAGCTACCAATCGGATCCCTCCTGAGTGTGTTGACCAGGTGACTGAGGTACGAGGGTTTAGGGATGAACAGAAAGAGAAATACTTCAAGAAGACAGTCAGTGATGAGAAACTAGCTGAAAGAATCATCGCACATATAAAGTCATCAAGGAGCCTCGACATCATGTGCCACATACCAGTGTTCTGTTGGATCTCAGCCACTGTTCTAGGGAAACTGATGAGTAAAGCAGAAAGTGGAGACTTGCCCAAGACTCTGACACAAATGTTCTTACAGTTTCTGATCTTTCAGATAATACAGACAACGAGGAAGTATCATGAAGACCCTGACACAGATCTCCACTGGGATAAAGAGATCATTCTGAAACTTGGAAAACTGGCCTTTGAACATCTTGAGAAAGGCAACCTGATCTTCTATGAGAAAGATCTGAAAGAGTTTGGCATTGACATCAAACAAGCTTCTTTGTGCTCAGGAGTGTTCACACAGATCTTAAGAGAAGAGTGTATGTACCAGGAAGTGGTTTACAGCTTTGTTCATCTGAGCCTTCAGGAGTTCATTGCTGCTTTGTATGTGTTTCTTTCATTTGAAGACAACAATGAGGATGTTATAACACCCCAACTACCATCCTCCTCGACTGGAATTGTCTTGTATGAAGAAATTCGTCCTGACAACATCTACAAGAGCGCAGTGGATAAGGCCTTAAAGAGTCAGAATGGACACCTGGACCTGTTCCTGCGCTTCCTTCTTGGCCTCTCACTGAAGTCCAACCAGACACTCCTTCGAGgcctactgacacagacagaaGTGAGCTCACAGAGCAACAAGGGCACAGTCGATTTCATTAAGGACAGGATCAGGAAAAATCCCTCTCCAGAGAGGTGCATCAACCTCTTTCACTGTCTGAATGAGCTGAACGACAATTCTCTGGTGGAGGAAATCCAAATTTACTTGAAGGCAGGAGGTGTTTCAAAGGTTGAACTCTCATATTCTCATTGGTCTGCTCTGGCCTTTGTTATGTTGTCCTCAGACGAGGAGCTGGATGTATTTGAGCTGAATAAATTTGTCAGATCAGACGAAGGCGTTATGAGGCTGTTGCCAGTGATCAAAGCCTCTAAAACAGCTCT GATGAATTCTTGCAATATCACTTGGAGATGTTGTGAGAATCTGGCCTTATCTTTCGGATCATGTACCTCAAGTTTGAGAAAGCTGGACCTGAGTCACAATGGCCTGACTGATTCAGGGGTGGAGCTGCTCTGTTTTGGACTGGGCAATCCACTCTGTAAATTGGAAATACTGAA gctgtcaggctgtaaAGTCCAAGAgaaaggctgtgcttctctggcttcagctctgaggtcaaacccctcacacctgagagagctggatctgagttACAATAACCCAGAATATTCAGGAGTGAAGCAGCTCTCTGCTGCACTGGAGGTTCCAGACTGTAAACTGGAGACACTGAG TCTGATTGAGTGCAGCCTAACTGGGACATGTTGTGATGCCCTGGCCTCAGCTCTGTGCTCAAGCTCTTCAAGTCTGAGAGAGTTAAATCTTAGTCGCAATGACCTGCACAGTATTGGCAtggagctgctctctgctggactgagGAGCACCAATTGTAAACTAGAAACGCTGAG GCTGTCAAACTGTAAAGTCGAAGAgaaaggctgtgcttctctggcttCAGCTCTgtggtcaaacccctcacacctgagggAACTGGACTTGAGCTACAATCATAACCTGCAGGATGCAGGAGTGGCCAATCTTTCTGCTGCACTGGGGAATCCACTTTGTAATCTGGAGTCACTGAG GCTTGAAACCTGTGAAGTCACAGAAGAAGGCTTTTCTTCCCTAGCCTCTGCTCTGAAGTCCAACCCTTCACACCTGAGACAGCTGGACCTGAGCGGCAATAAAGCTGGAGACACAGGAGCAAAGCTGCTCTCTGCTGCACTGGAACATCCAGGTTGTGAACTATTGAAATTGAG GCTGTCATTCTGTAGTGTCGTGGGGGACGGTTGCTGTTCCCTAGtttcagctctgaggtcaaacccctcacacctgagacaGCTGGACCTGAGTAGAAATTTCCTAGGAGACTCAGGAGTGAAGTTGCTCTCTGCTTTATTGGAGGACCCACACTGTGAAATCAAGACACTGAG GCTTACAGACTGTTACATTTCAGAGGAAGCATTTGTTTCTCTGGCTTCAGCCCTGATATCAAACCCCTcgcacctgagagagctggacctgaccAGGAATTACGGGGGagattcaggagtgaagctgctctgtGCTGGACTGAAGGATCCATGCTGTAAACTGGAGAAACTGAG CCTGTTTTGTTGTAAACTGAGTTGGGAATGCTGTGAGGCAATGGCAGCAGCTCTCCGCTCAACCTCAAgtctgagagagctggacctgagtcACAATTATCTGGGGAATTCAGGAGTGACAATGCTCTCTGCAGGATTGGGCAATCCTCACTGTAAACTGATGATTCTGAG GCTCTGTAATTGTGGTAtgacagaggaaggctgtgcttctctggccACAGAGCTGAGGTTAAATCCCTCTCACCTGAAAGATCTGGACCTGAGTTCCAATTCTCCAGGAGACCCTGGAATGAATCTGCTCTTTGCTGTGCTAGTGGATCCCTGTTGTAAACTGGAGATTTTGAC TCTGGATAACTGTAACCTCACCGAGAATTGCTGTGCAGCACTGGCCACTGCTCTCAGCTCAAACACCTGTAGTCTGAAAAACCTGAACCTGAGTGACAATAACCTATATGATTCAGGAGTACAGCTACTCTCAGCTGGATTGAAGAATACACAGTGTAAACTGGAGACACTGAA GGTAGCAAACTGTAAGTTCAAAGAGGATGGCTGTGTTGCTCTGGCCTCAGCTTTAAGCTCCAACCccttccacctgacagagctcgaTCTGAACCAGAACCGGTATGGGCGTGGAAAAGCCCTGCTCAAAGCATTGCAGAAGGATCCACACTGTAAACTAGAGAAAGTGGG ATTGGTCCCAATGTGA
- the LOC112245423 gene encoding NACHT, LRR and PYD domains-containing protein 3 isoform X1: MAESAALISDDAQFVDKHMAELIQRVIIVMPIADDLLQRRLIHKEVYSNIHATRTSQEQMRLLYEALHSGGVKVKSAFYRILLEQQPQIVQDLGEPSAVHVSTTLNSKVKDGDIEMCQTELKSYLKRTFERIFPGIATQGRPTLLNKIYTELFITEGGSGEVDKEHEVMKIEAVLRRPATQEKPIKCNDIFKPLPGQDMTIRTVLTKGVAGIGKTVSVQKFIMDWVDREANQDIQFIFPIPFRELNLMKEKTLSLIDLLHDFFDVIKESGLSNFKKVKVLFIFDGLDECQLPLNFNRNEICCNVTKSITVDVLLTNLIKGNLLPSALLWITSRPAATNRIPPECVDQVTEVRGFRDEQKEKYFKKTVSDEKLAERIIAHIKSSRSLDIMCHIPVFCWISATVLGKLMSKAESGDLPKTLTQMFLQFLIFQIIQTTRKYHEDPDTDLHWDKEIILKLGKLAFEHLEKGNLIFYEKDLKEFGIDIKQASLCSGVFTQILREECMYQEVVYSFVHLSLQEFIAALYVFLSFEDNNEDVITPQLPSSSTGIVLYEEIRPDNIYKSAVDKALKSQNGHLDLFLRFLLGLSLKSNQTLLRGLLTQTEVSSQSNKGTVDFIKDRIRKNPSPERCINLFHCLNELNDNSLVEEIQIYLKAGGVSKVELSYSHWSALAFVMLSSDEELDVFELNKFVRSDEGVMRLLPVIKASKTALMNSCNITWRCCENLALSFGSCTSSLRKLDLSHNGLTDSGVELLCFGLGNPLCKLEILKLSGCKVQEKGCASLASALRSNPSHLRELDLSYNNPEYSGVKQLSAALEVPDCKLETLSLIECSLTGTCCDALASALCSSSSSLRELNLSRNDLHSIGMELLSAGLRSTNCKLETLRLSNCKVEEKGCASLASALWSNPSHLRELDLSYNHNLQDAGVANLSAALGNPLCNLESLRLETCEVTEEGFSSLASALKSNPSHLRQLDLSGNKAGDTGAKLLSAALEHPGCELLKLRLSFCSVVGDGCCSLVSALRSNPSHLRQLDLSRNFLGDSGVKLLSALLEDPHCEIKTLRLTDCYISEEAFVSLASALISNPSHLRELDLTRNYGGDSGVKLLCAGLKDPCCKLEKLSLFCCKLSWECCEAMAAALRSTSSLRELDLSHNYLGNSGVTMLSAGLGNPHCKLMILRLCNCGMTEEGCASLATELRLNPSHLKDLDLSSNSPGDPGMNLLFAVLVDPCCKLEILTLDNCNLTENCCAALATALSSNTCSLKNLNLSDNNLYDSGVQLLSAGLKNTQCKLETLKVANCKFKEDGCVALASALSSNPFHLTELDLNQNRYGRGKALLKALQKDPHCKLEKVGLVPM, from the exons ATGGCTGAGTCTGCAGCCTTGATTTCAGATG ATGCCCAGTTTGTGGATAAGCATATGGCTGAGCTCATTCAGAGGGTTATCATAGTGATGCCCATAGCAGATGACCTACTCCAGAGGCGCCTGATCCATAAGGAGGTGTACTCTAATATCCATGCTACCAGGACCAGCCAGGAACAAATGAGACTGCTGTATGAGGCCCTGCATTCAGGAGGGGTAAAGGTGAAATCAGCCTTTTACAGGATTCTACTGGAACAACAACCTCAAATAGTCCAAGATCTAG GTGAACCCTCTGCAGTCCATGTCAGCACAACTCTGAATTCTAAAGTCAAAG ATGGGGATATTGAAATGTGCCAAACAGAATTGAAATCGTACCTGAAGAGAACATTTGAACGAATATTTCCAGGAATAGCTACACAAGGACGTCCTACACTCCTAAATAAGATCTACACAGAGCTCTTCATCACAGAGGGGGGAAGTGGTGAGGTCGATAAAGAACATGAGGTGATGAAAATTGAGGCAGTATTAAGGAGACCAGCGACACAAGAGAAACCAATCAAATGCAACGACATCTTTAAACCCTTACCTGGACAGGACATGACTATCAGAACTGTGCTCACAAAGGGAGTCGCTGGCATTGGAAAGACCGTCTCAGTGCAGAAATTCATTATGGACTGGGTTGATAGAGAAGCTAATCAGGATATACAGTTCATATTTCCAATTCCTTTTCGGGAGCTGAATTTGATGAAGGAAAAGACACTCAGTTTGATTGACCTACTCCATGATTTCTTCGATGTCATCAAAGAATCAGGACTTTCCAACTTTAAAAAAGTCAAAGTGTTGTTTATCTTTGATGGGTTAGATGAGTGCCAACTTCCTCTGAATTTCAACAGAAATGAGATCTGCTGCAATGTCACAAAGTCAATCACAGTGGATGTACTTCTGACAAACCTCATAAAGGGGAATCTGCTTCCTTCTGCTCTTCTCTGGATAACTTCACGACCAGCAGCTACCAATCGGATCCCTCCTGAGTGTGTTGACCAGGTGACTGAGGTACGAGGGTTTAGGGATGAACAGAAAGAGAAATACTTCAAGAAGACAGTCAGTGATGAGAAACTAGCTGAAAGAATCATCGCACATATAAAGTCATCAAGGAGCCTCGACATCATGTGCCACATACCAGTGTTCTGTTGGATCTCAGCCACTGTTCTAGGGAAACTGATGAGTAAAGCAGAAAGTGGAGACTTGCCCAAGACTCTGACACAAATGTTCTTACAGTTTCTGATCTTTCAGATAATACAGACAACGAGGAAGTATCATGAAGACCCTGACACAGATCTCCACTGGGATAAAGAGATCATTCTGAAACTTGGAAAACTGGCCTTTGAACATCTTGAGAAAGGCAACCTGATCTTCTATGAGAAAGATCTGAAAGAGTTTGGCATTGACATCAAACAAGCTTCTTTGTGCTCAGGAGTGTTCACACAGATCTTAAGAGAAGAGTGTATGTACCAGGAAGTGGTTTACAGCTTTGTTCATCTGAGCCTTCAGGAGTTCATTGCTGCTTTGTATGTGTTTCTTTCATTTGAAGACAACAATGAGGATGTTATAACACCCCAACTACCATCCTCCTCGACTGGAATTGTCTTGTATGAAGAAATTCGTCCTGACAACATCTACAAGAGCGCAGTGGATAAGGCCTTAAAGAGTCAGAATGGACACCTGGACCTGTTCCTGCGCTTCCTTCTTGGCCTCTCACTGAAGTCCAACCAGACACTCCTTCGAGgcctactgacacagacagaaGTGAGCTCACAGAGCAACAAGGGCACAGTCGATTTCATTAAGGACAGGATCAGGAAAAATCCCTCTCCAGAGAGGTGCATCAACCTCTTTCACTGTCTGAATGAGCTGAACGACAATTCTCTGGTGGAGGAAATCCAAATTTACTTGAAGGCAGGAGGTGTTTCAAAGGTTGAACTCTCATATTCTCATTGGTCTGCTCTGGCCTTTGTTATGTTGTCCTCAGACGAGGAGCTGGATGTATTTGAGCTGAATAAATTTGTCAGATCAGACGAAGGCGTTATGAGGCTGTTGCCAGTGATCAAAGCCTCTAAAACAGCTCT GATGAATTCTTGCAATATCACTTGGAGATGTTGTGAGAATCTGGCCTTATCTTTCGGATCATGTACCTCAAGTTTGAGAAAGCTGGACCTGAGTCACAATGGCCTGACTGATTCAGGGGTGGAGCTGCTCTGTTTTGGACTGGGCAATCCACTCTGTAAATTGGAAATACTGAA gctgtcaggctgtaaAGTCCAAGAgaaaggctgtgcttctctggcttcagctctgaggtcaaacccctcacacctgagagagctggatctgagttACAATAACCCAGAATATTCAGGAGTGAAGCAGCTCTCTGCTGCACTGGAGGTTCCAGACTGTAAACTGGAGACACTGAG TCTGATTGAGTGCAGCCTAACTGGGACATGTTGTGATGCCCTGGCCTCAGCTCTGTGCTCAAGCTCTTCAAGTCTGAGAGAGTTAAATCTTAGTCGCAATGACCTGCACAGTATTGGCAtggagctgctctctgctggactgagGAGCACCAATTGTAAACTAGAAACGCTGAG GCTGTCAAACTGTAAAGTCGAAGAgaaaggctgtgcttctctggcttCAGCTCTgtggtcaaacccctcacacctgagggAACTGGACTTGAGCTACAATCATAACCTGCAGGATGCAGGAGTGGCCAATCTTTCTGCTGCACTGGGGAATCCACTTTGTAATCTGGAGTCACTGAG GCTTGAAACCTGTGAAGTCACAGAAGAAGGCTTTTCTTCCCTAGCCTCTGCTCTGAAGTCCAACCCTTCACACCTGAGACAGCTGGACCTGAGCGGCAATAAAGCTGGAGACACAGGAGCAAAGCTGCTCTCTGCTGCACTGGAACATCCAGGTTGTGAACTATTGAAATTGAG GCTGTCATTCTGTAGTGTCGTGGGGGACGGTTGCTGTTCCCTAGtttcagctctgaggtcaaacccctcacacctgagacaGCTGGACCTGAGTAGAAATTTCCTAGGAGACTCAGGAGTGAAGTTGCTCTCTGCTTTATTGGAGGACCCACACTGTGAAATCAAGACACTGAG GCTTACAGACTGTTACATTTCAGAGGAAGCATTTGTTTCTCTGGCTTCAGCCCTGATATCAAACCCCTcgcacctgagagagctggacctgaccAGGAATTACGGGGGagattcaggagtgaagctgctctgtGCTGGACTGAAGGATCCATGCTGTAAACTGGAGAAACTGAG CCTGTTTTGTTGTAAACTGAGTTGGGAATGCTGTGAGGCAATGGCAGCAGCTCTCCGCTCAACCTCAAgtctgagagagctggacctgagtcACAATTATCTGGGGAATTCAGGAGTGACAATGCTCTCTGCAGGATTGGGCAATCCTCACTGTAAACTGATGATTCTGAG GCTCTGTAATTGTGGTAtgacagaggaaggctgtgcttctctggccACAGAGCTGAGGTTAAATCCCTCTCACCTGAAAGATCTGGACCTGAGTTCCAATTCTCCAGGAGACCCTGGAATGAATCTGCTCTTTGCTGTGCTAGTGGATCCCTGTTGTAAACTGGAGATTTTGAC TCTGGATAACTGTAACCTCACCGAGAATTGCTGTGCAGCACTGGCCACTGCTCTCAGCTCAAACACCTGTAGTCTGAAAAACCTGAACCTGAGTGACAATAACCTATATGATTCAGGAGTACAGCTACTCTCAGCTGGATTGAAGAATACACAGTGTAAACTGGAGACACTGAA GGTAGCAAACTGTAAGTTCAAAGAGGATGGCTGTGTTGCTCTGGCCTCAGCTTTAAGCTCCAACCccttccacctgacagagctcgaTCTGAACCAGAACCGGTATGGGCGTGGAAAAGCCCTGCTCAAAGCATTGCAGAAGGATCCACACTGTAAACTAGAGAAAGTGGG ATTGGTCCCAATGTGA